A genomic region of Candidatus Palauibacter australiensis contains the following coding sequences:
- the trpC gene encoding indole-3-glycerol phosphate synthase TrpC — MAHDTILEEILAAKREEVARLQLFRSAIRAQAEEAPPPRGFEASLRRPGEVSVVAEFKRRSPSAGDINPYAQAAGVASVYASAGAAAISVLTDERYFGGSLDDLRSAKGAVGAPILRKDFTLDPVQLYEARAAGADAVLLIVRALGDARLRELLEIAGELGLGALVEAHDEEEMMRALEAGARIVGVNARDLATFEVDLERSLRLIATLPADVVAVAESGIRSAEDAAAAGAAGADAVLVGGWLMAGDPAAGVEALVGHPQRPRSDRMHPAGAEASMDGDGAP; from the coding sequence ATGGCACACGACACGATTCTCGAAGAGATCCTCGCGGCGAAGCGGGAAGAGGTCGCGCGGCTCCAGTTGTTCCGGAGCGCGATTCGCGCACAGGCGGAGGAAGCCCCGCCGCCGCGCGGTTTCGAGGCGTCGCTGCGCCGGCCCGGGGAAGTCTCCGTCGTGGCGGAGTTCAAGCGCCGCTCACCCTCCGCCGGCGACATCAACCCGTACGCCCAGGCGGCGGGCGTGGCGAGCGTGTACGCCTCCGCGGGGGCGGCTGCGATTTCGGTCCTCACGGACGAACGCTACTTCGGCGGCTCGCTGGACGACCTGAGGTCCGCGAAGGGCGCCGTGGGAGCCCCCATCCTCCGCAAGGACTTCACGCTGGATCCCGTCCAGTTGTACGAGGCGCGGGCCGCGGGCGCGGATGCGGTCCTGCTCATCGTGCGCGCGCTCGGCGACGCCCGGTTGCGGGAACTGCTCGAAATCGCGGGCGAGCTCGGTCTCGGGGCGCTCGTAGAGGCGCACGACGAGGAGGAGATGATGCGGGCGCTCGAAGCCGGGGCCCGGATCGTCGGCGTGAACGCGCGGGACCTCGCGACCTTCGAGGTGGATCTCGAGCGCTCGCTGCGCCTGATCGCGACGCTTCCGGCCGATGTCGTGGCCGTGGCGGAGAGCGGGATCCGGTCCGCGGAGGACGCGGCGGCGGCGGGGGCGGCGGGGGCGGACGCGGTGCTGGTCGGCGGGTGGTTGATGGCAGGCGACCCGGCGGCGGGCGTCGAGGCGCTCGTCGGCCATCCGCAGCGGCCCCGGAGCGACCGGATGCACCCGGCGGGCGCCGAGGCCTCGATGGACGGCGACGGCGCGCCGTGA
- a CDS encoding amino acid ABC transporter substrate-binding protein, translated as MSDTHRAHRGGRTIGLAAGFLTLALVAAGCVDDPADPTGPEPGSDGTPITLAAAISETGRHGVEGIEVVRGYRLAVEILNEKGGIRGRPVQLEIRDDGSDAQASARLYAELIASGTVEALLGPYSSPITETVLAVNEAAGMPMVAPMAAAPSIWSERQRQWSVQLLTPGPAYLQGSVEVAVFGGARTAAIVYENSSFPASVVEGVREAVRRHGLEIVLDQSYEVGAADHEAIATAARDAGADLFIGGGYTADAAGFATAAPVVGYRPVLMSLIIGPGQQHFVEDVGQAARCVAGNSPWHPALETSGFIADNATFVSRFEAAHGATPGYHAAGGFAAVELVAEGLDQTISGMGGPNRGALRDFLFSARTGTIAGPYEVFPMGEAEAGAQRGLKGLQVQWQDDGAGGLALRIVHPWAAANATPCYTR; from the coding sequence ATGAGCGATACACATCGGGCACATCGCGGCGGTCGCACGATCGGTCTGGCCGCAGGCTTCCTGACACTGGCCCTGGTCGCGGCCGGGTGCGTGGACGACCCGGCGGATCCCACGGGGCCGGAGCCGGGCTCGGACGGGACGCCGATCACGCTGGCGGCGGCCATCTCCGAGACGGGGCGGCACGGCGTGGAGGGGATTGAAGTCGTGCGCGGGTATCGTCTCGCCGTCGAGATCCTCAACGAGAAGGGGGGGATTCGCGGCCGGCCGGTGCAGTTGGAGATTCGCGACGACGGGAGCGATGCCCAGGCAAGCGCGCGCCTGTACGCGGAGCTCATCGCCTCCGGGACGGTCGAGGCGCTGCTGGGGCCGTACAGCAGCCCGATCACGGAAACCGTCCTCGCCGTGAACGAGGCCGCGGGCATGCCGATGGTCGCGCCGATGGCGGCGGCGCCCTCGATCTGGTCCGAGCGGCAGCGGCAATGGAGCGTCCAGTTGCTGACTCCGGGGCCGGCCTACCTGCAGGGTTCCGTGGAGGTGGCCGTGTTCGGCGGGGCCCGGACCGCGGCGATCGTGTACGAGAACAGTTCGTTTCCGGCATCGGTGGTCGAGGGCGTGCGCGAAGCGGTCCGCCGCCACGGACTGGAGATCGTGCTGGACCAGTCCTATGAGGTGGGAGCCGCCGACCACGAGGCGATCGCCACTGCGGCACGGGACGCCGGCGCGGACCTCTTCATCGGCGGCGGCTACACGGCCGACGCCGCCGGCTTCGCCACTGCGGCGCCCGTCGTGGGCTACAGGCCGGTCCTCATGAGCCTGATCATCGGGCCTGGTCAGCAGCACTTCGTCGAGGACGTAGGGCAGGCCGCGCGGTGCGTCGCCGGCAACTCGCCCTGGCACCCGGCCCTCGAGACATCCGGGTTCATCGCGGACAACGCAACCTTCGTCAGCCGCTTCGAGGCGGCGCACGGAGCGACGCCGGGCTACCACGCGGCAGGCGGCTTCGCGGCCGTGGAACTCGTGGCCGAAGGGCTCGACCAGACGATCTCCGGGATGGGCGGACCCAACCGCGGCGCGCTGCGCGACTTCCTGTTCTCGGCCCGTACCGGGACCATCGCGGGTCCGTACGAGGTCTTTCCCATGGGCGAAGCGGAGGCCGGCGCCCAGCGCGGGCTCAAGGGGTTGCAGGTCCAGTGGCAGGACGACGGCGCCGGCGGGCTCGCCCTCCGGATCGTGCATCCGTGGGCCGCCGCCAACGCCACCCCCTGCTACACGCGCTGA
- the trpB gene encoding tryptophan synthase subunit beta, producing MSSPAPGWFGDFGGQFVPETLIPALDELTAAWAEACDDPSFAEALEISLAHYVGRPTPLYRAPRLGADLGLDLWLKREDLNHTGAHKINNTIGQALLAKRMKKARIIAETGAGQHGVATATACAALDFECAVYMGEEDMRRQALNVERMEMLGAEVIPVSSGSRTLKDATNEAIRDWVTNVDTTHYIIGSVVGPAPYPALVRDFQRVIGDETGRQLAEHGVEPDAVFACVGGGSNAIGIFTPFIERNRELPAETRVALVGVEAAGHGVETGRHSASLTAGEPGVLHGNYSYLLQDEDGQVIPAHSVSAGLDYPGVGPEHSWLKETGQVRYESVTDEEALAAFRDLCRLEGLIPALESAHALAGLRREAARWAGSRVVICLSGRGDKDVEEVARILAAGDEPGGDAGSGGR from the coding sequence ATGAGCAGCCCGGCCCCCGGCTGGTTCGGCGACTTCGGCGGGCAGTTCGTGCCCGAGACGCTGATCCCCGCGCTCGACGAACTCACGGCGGCCTGGGCCGAGGCGTGCGACGATCCCTCCTTCGCGGAGGCCCTCGAGATCAGCCTCGCCCATTACGTGGGACGGCCCACGCCGCTCTACCGGGCGCCACGCCTCGGGGCGGATCTCGGGCTCGACCTGTGGCTGAAGCGTGAGGACCTCAACCACACGGGCGCCCACAAGATCAACAACACGATCGGCCAGGCGCTGCTCGCGAAGCGCATGAAGAAGGCCCGGATCATCGCCGAGACCGGCGCGGGCCAGCACGGCGTGGCGACGGCCACCGCCTGCGCGGCGCTCGACTTCGAGTGCGCCGTCTACATGGGAGAGGAGGACATGCGCCGGCAGGCGCTCAACGTCGAGCGCATGGAGATGCTGGGTGCCGAAGTCATCCCCGTCTCAAGCGGGAGCCGGACGCTCAAGGACGCGACGAACGAGGCGATCCGCGACTGGGTCACGAACGTGGACACGACGCACTACATCATCGGCTCCGTCGTCGGCCCCGCGCCCTATCCGGCGCTCGTGCGCGACTTCCAGCGCGTCATCGGCGACGAGACCGGCCGGCAACTCGCCGAGCACGGCGTGGAGCCGGATGCCGTCTTCGCCTGCGTGGGCGGCGGCTCCAACGCGATCGGCATCTTCACCCCCTTCATCGAGCGCAACCGCGAACTCCCGGCGGAGACGCGCGTCGCCCTCGTCGGCGTGGAGGCGGCGGGGCACGGGGTCGAAACCGGCCGGCACTCCGCCTCGCTCACGGCGGGCGAGCCCGGGGTGCTTCACGGCAACTACAGCTACCTGCTCCAGGACGAGGACGGCCAGGTGATTCCCGCCCATTCCGTCTCCGCCGGCCTCGACTATCCCGGCGTCGGCCCGGAGCACTCGTGGCTCAAGGAGACGGGACAGGTCCGCTACGAATCGGTGACGGATGAGGAGGCCCTCGCGGCGTTCCGGGATCTGTGCCGGCTGGAGGGGCTGATCCCCGCGCTCGAGAGCGCCCACGCGCTGGCGGGCCTGCGGCGGGAAGCCGCGCGCTGGGCGGGGAGCCGCGTCGTCATCTGCCTCAGCGGCCGGGGCGACAAGGACGTGGAGGAAGTCGCCCGCATCCTGGCGGCGGGTGACGAACCTGGTGGCGACGCCGGCTCGGGCGGGCGCTGA
- a CDS encoding peroxidase has translation MANASGSSEENERLIAALATDHAAAELDEADRAMLDYAARLTLDPGGEHGSAVEGLKARGFDDRAIHDICAVTAYYAFVNRIADGLGVELEDEGG, from the coding sequence GTGGCCAACGCCAGCGGTTCCAGCGAGGAGAACGAACGCCTCATCGCTGCCCTCGCGACGGACCATGCGGCGGCCGAGCTGGACGAGGCCGACCGGGCGATGCTCGACTACGCCGCGCGGCTCACGCTCGACCCGGGCGGCGAGCACGGATCCGCGGTCGAGGGATTGAAGGCGCGCGGCTTCGATGATCGCGCGATCCACGATATCTGCGCGGTCACCGCCTACTATGCATTCGTGAACCGGATCGCCGACGGGCTCGGCGTCGAACTCGAAGACGAGGGAGGCTAA
- a CDS encoding VOC family protein — protein sequence MLPPTPPQGAPGTPGAPAVPVNLDHLLLGTADLEEGVAWVAERLGVEAAFGGRHENLGTANHLLSLGGDIYLEILGPDPEAPPRDEPLPFGIEGLAEPRLVTWAARGTDLEALVARASSRGVPLGSVRPGSRLRPDGTELSWEITAFAAVLHDGLVPFFIDWGTTPHPARATPPGGRLISFRAEHPDPSAVRSTLESLDLALEVDEGPEPALVARIRTLDGDDVELR from the coding sequence ATGCTCCCGCCGACACCGCCGCAGGGCGCACCCGGTACGCCGGGCGCCCCCGCCGTTCCCGTGAATCTCGACCATCTGCTGCTGGGGACCGCCGACCTCGAGGAGGGAGTGGCGTGGGTGGCCGAGCGGCTCGGCGTCGAAGCCGCGTTCGGCGGTCGCCACGAGAACCTCGGCACCGCGAACCATCTCCTCTCGCTCGGGGGGGACATCTATCTCGAGATCCTCGGTCCCGACCCCGAAGCGCCGCCCCGGGACGAGCCGCTCCCGTTCGGAATCGAGGGACTCGCCGAGCCCCGACTCGTCACGTGGGCGGCCCGCGGGACCGACCTCGAGGCGCTCGTCGCGCGGGCGTCGAGCCGGGGCGTTCCGCTGGGGTCGGTGCGGCCCGGCTCCCGGCTCCGGCCGGACGGCACCGAACTGAGCTGGGAGATCACGGCCTTCGCCGCCGTCCTCCACGATGGTCTCGTACCTTTCTTCATCGACTGGGGAACGACGCCGCACCCGGCCCGCGCGACGCCGCCGGGCGGGCGGCTGATCTCGTTCCGGGCCGAACACCCGGACCCCTCCGCGGTACGATCGACCCTCGAGTCGCTGGACCTGGCGCTCGAAGTGGACGAGGGGCCGGAGCCCGCGCTCGTGGCGAGGATCCGTACCCTGGACGGCGACGACGTGGAGTTGCGCTAG
- a CDS encoding phosphoribosylanthranilate isomerase — translation MTRARVKICGLREPRHAAATSRAGADYVGVVFAGRVREITAGEAAGVVEALEGGTRAVGVFVDAGPAEILVKRDIAGFHVAQLAGAEPPDLCERLRAEGLEVWKGLRPTSSDDLLRGWDEYREAADAILLEGFSPRGPGGTGTAFPYEWLAGLERDGCGLALAGGLNADNVARAIRDVRPDIVDVSSGVERARGEKSTELILEFLAAAQRAAAK, via the coding sequence GTGACCCGCGCCAGGGTGAAGATCTGCGGTCTCCGGGAGCCGCGGCACGCCGCCGCGACGTCTCGCGCCGGAGCGGACTACGTGGGCGTCGTGTTCGCCGGCCGGGTGCGGGAGATCACGGCCGGGGAAGCCGCCGGCGTCGTGGAGGCGCTCGAGGGCGGCACGCGCGCCGTGGGCGTGTTCGTGGACGCGGGCCCGGCGGAGATCCTCGTCAAACGGGACATCGCGGGGTTTCACGTGGCTCAGCTCGCCGGCGCCGAGCCGCCCGACCTCTGCGAGCGCCTCCGGGCTGAGGGATTGGAGGTCTGGAAGGGTCTCCGGCCCACGTCGAGCGACGACCTGCTCCGGGGGTGGGACGAGTACCGGGAGGCGGCGGACGCGATCCTCCTGGAGGGGTTCTCGCCGCGCGGACCCGGAGGCACCGGGACGGCCTTCCCGTACGAGTGGCTGGCGGGGCTGGAACGGGACGGGTGTGGGCTCGCCCTCGCGGGCGGGCTGAACGCGGACAACGTGGCGCGCGCGATCCGCGACGTGCGTCCCGACATCGTCGACGTTTCCTCGGGCGTCGAGCGGGCCCGGGGGGAGAAGTCGACCGAACTCATCCTCGAATTCCTGGCGGCCGCCCAACGAGCGGCGGCGAAATGA